The Aneurinibacillus uraniidurans genome segment TAAACGCCTGTTTGATATTGTAGCATCACTAGCGTTAATTACGCTACTTAGTCCAGCTATGCTTATTTTGTTCATCCTCGTTCCGGCAACATCCAGAGGACCTGCCATCTTCAAGCAGGAGCGTATGGGTCGTAATGGGAAAGAGTACATGATCTATAAATTTCGCAGCATGGTACAGGATGCAGAAAAGTATACCGGTCCCATGCTGGCGGTAGAAAAAGATTCGCGTATTACACCGCTTGGTCATTTCATCCGCGCCACAAGACTGGATGAAATTCCTCAATTGTTTAACGTTCTCAAAGGAGACATGAGTCTGGTCGGTCCGCGCCCGGAACGAGCTTTTTTTATTGAGCAGTTCAGTGAGATGCTGCCGGATTATACATACCGCATGTCAGTTAAGCCAGGGATTACAGGGATGGCGCAGGTGATGGCACGTTACAGCACGACTGCTGAAGATAAGCTACGCTTCGATCTGATGTATGTCCGTAACTATTCGCTGGCACTCGATATCAAAATTCTCCTTCAAACCATTCGGGTCGTGTTCCAGTGGGGGCAGTCAAAAGGCGTACAGCATAGTGAAGAAGCTTGTCACGATGAGGTACTAAATCAGCTTGGAAATTATGAGGCCGCTGCAGGACGTGACACGATAACAAGGGAGAAATAAGGCAAAGCGGAGCATAGCGTAGCTCCGTTTTTTGCGTTCAGATAAAGGACTGAGAGTATTCTTGTCGAATACAAGTTGTCGAAAAAGAAAAATTCAGGAGGATTGATGGAGGCATGGAGGAAAAAAACTCCGAAAAAAAACGAAACATAGTGGTTTATGCGATGGTTGGATTAGCGATAGCAGCGATTGCTGTCTCCAGTATAGCAGGAAGCGAGCAGGATGCAGCATATAAGCAAGGAGCACAGCAATTTCAGTCTGCTATCCAGAAGATGAATCAGAAGGATTATTCGGGTGCAGAGAAGGATTTGCAGAACGTCATTACCCAATATCCAGATAGTTTTGTCGTTCAGTGGCAATACGGTGCAAGCCTGGCCGGACAGAAAAAATATCAGGAAGCGAATGAATGGTATGTGAAGGCAAGAAAACAGCGACCGTTTCTTGTGCAGAATCAGAAATATGCACTGCAATATGGAGAATTACTGATTCATCTGCAAGATTATAAGAAAGCAGAGCGCTACTTGCAGGAGGTACAAAAGCTGA includes the following:
- a CDS encoding tetratricopeptide repeat protein, which gives rise to MEEKNSEKKRNIVVYAMVGLAIAAIAVSSIAGSEQDAAYKQGAQQFQSAIQKMNQKDYSGAEKDLQNVITQYPDSFVVQWQYGASLAGQKKYQEANEWYVKARKQRPFLVQNQKYALQYGELLIHLQDYKKAERYLQEVQKLNKDPQLSAQATVLLQEVAAKTK